A genomic segment from Ciconia boyciana chromosome 5, ASM3463844v1, whole genome shotgun sequence encodes:
- the LOC140652167 gene encoding sulfotransferase 1 family member D1-like isoform X4, whose protein sequence is MGKEDVGREELGSLHGIPLYKCFVEGWPQVEAFQARPDDLLIATYPKSGTTWLSEILDMIYHDGDVEKCRRDAIFNRVPFLEMKAPEMPSGVELLEKTPSPRLVKTHLPVQLLPTSFRDKDCKVIYMARNPKDVVVSYYYFYQMAKMHPDPGTLGEFLETFMAGKTAYGSWYEHVQGWWEKKQEKQLLYLFYEDMKKLPLRTRGGRWRRSCSSWARRWRRQRWRRSSTTPPSRDLRGLEEPLHRGPERAL, encoded by the exons ATGGGGAAGGAAGACgtgggcagggaggagctgggcagcctccACGGCATCCCCCTCTACAAGTGCTTCGTCGAGGGCTGGCCACAGGTGGAGGCTTTCCAAGCCCGGCCAGATGACCTGCTCATCGCCACCTACCCCAAATCGG gcaCGACGTGGCTGAGCGAGATCCTGGACATGATCTACCACGACGGTGATGTGGAGAAGTGCCGAAGGGATGCCATCTTCAACCGGGTGCCCTTCCTGGAAATGAAGGCCCCCGAGATGCCGAGCG GTGTCGAGCTGCTGGAGAAAACCCCATCCCCGCGGCTAGTGAAGACCCATCTCCCAGTCCAGCTCCTCCCGACCTCCTTCAGGGACAAGGACTGCAAG GTCATCTACATGGCCCGCAACCCCAAGGATGTTGTCGTCTCCTACTACTACTTCTACCAGATGGCCAAGATGCACCCCGACCCCGGCACGCTGGGCGAGTTCCTGGAGACCTTCATGGCTGGCAAAA CGGCCTACGGGTCCTGGTATGAGCACGTGCAGGGCTGGTGGgagaagaagcaggagaagcagctcctCTACCTCTTCTATGAGGACATGAAGAAG CTGCCCCTCAGGACCCGCGGCGGGAGGTGGAGAAGATCCTGCAGTTCCTGGGCAAGGAGGTGGCGGAGGCAACGCTGGCGAAGATCCTCCACCACACCTCCTTCCAG GGATCTCCGGGGACTGGAAGAACCACTTCACCGTGGCCCAGAACGAGCGCTTTGA
- the LOC140652167 gene encoding sulfotransferase 1 family member D1-like isoform X1 — protein MGKEDVGREELGSLHGIPLYKCFVEGWPQVEAFQARPDDLLIATYPKSGTTWLSEILDMIYHDGDVEKCRRDAIFNRVPFLEMKAPEMPSGVELLEKTPSPRLVKTHLPVQLLPTSFRDKDCKVIYMARNPKDVVVSYYYFYQMAKMHPDPGTLGEFLETFMAGKTAYGSWYEHVQGWWEKKQEKQLLYLFYEDMKKDPRREVEKILQFLGKEVAEATLAKILHHTSFQVMRKNPAANYETMPTTLMDHSLSPFLRKGGVWPVEEGFGGLFSGCIAAPIHGCKYFRGVRICLTHFLAPRDLRGLEEPLHRGPERAL, from the exons ATGGGGAAGGAAGACgtgggcagggaggagctgggcagcctccACGGCATCCCCCTCTACAAGTGCTTCGTCGAGGGCTGGCCACAGGTGGAGGCTTTCCAAGCCCGGCCAGATGACCTGCTCATCGCCACCTACCCCAAATCGG gcaCGACGTGGCTGAGCGAGATCCTGGACATGATCTACCACGACGGTGATGTGGAGAAGTGCCGAAGGGATGCCATCTTCAACCGGGTGCCCTTCCTGGAAATGAAGGCCCCCGAGATGCCGAGCG GTGTCGAGCTGCTGGAGAAAACCCCATCCCCGCGGCTAGTGAAGACCCATCTCCCAGTCCAGCTCCTCCCGACCTCCTTCAGGGACAAGGACTGCAAG GTCATCTACATGGCCCGCAACCCCAAGGATGTTGTCGTCTCCTACTACTACTTCTACCAGATGGCCAAGATGCACCCCGACCCCGGCACGCTGGGCGAGTTCCTGGAGACCTTCATGGCTGGCAAAA CGGCCTACGGGTCCTGGTATGAGCACGTGCAGGGCTGGTGGgagaagaagcaggagaagcagctcctCTACCTCTTCTATGAGGACATGAAGAAG GACCCGCGGCGGGAGGTGGAGAAGATCCTGCAGTTCCTGGGCAAGGAGGTGGCGGAGGCAACGCTGGCGAAGATCCTCCACCACACCTCCTTCCAGGTGATGAGGAAGAACCCTGCTGCCAACTACGAGACCATGCCCACCACCCTGATGGACCACagcctctcccccttcctccgGAAAGGTGGGGTTTGGCCAGTGGAGGAGGGCTTCGGAGGGCTGTTCTCGGGCTGTATTGCAGCTCCCATCCATGGCTGCAAATATTTTCGGGGTGTCAGGATTTGCCTCACCCACTTTCTTGCCCCCAGGGATCTCCGGGGACTGGAAGAACCACTTCACCGTGGCCCAGAACGAGCGCTTTGA
- the LOC140652167 gene encoding sulfotransferase 1 family member D1-like isoform X2, whose amino-acid sequence MGKEDVGREELGSLHGIPLYKCFVEGWPQVEAFQARPDDLLIATYPKSGTTWLSEILDMIYHDGDVEKCRRDAIFNRVPFLEMKAPEMPSGVELLEKTPSPRLVKTHLPVQLLPTSFRDKDCKVIYMARNPKDVVVSYYYFYQMAKMHPDPGTLGEFLETFMAGKTAYGSWYEHVQGWWEKKQEKQLLYLFYEDMKKDPRREVEKILQFLGKEVAEATLAKILHHTSFQVMRKNPAANYETMPTTLMDHSLSPFLRKGISGDWKNHFTVAQNERFDQHYQEHMQDGRFRHLPASALAHSAWHPYGQHLHP is encoded by the exons ATGGGGAAGGAAGACgtgggcagggaggagctgggcagcctccACGGCATCCCCCTCTACAAGTGCTTCGTCGAGGGCTGGCCACAGGTGGAGGCTTTCCAAGCCCGGCCAGATGACCTGCTCATCGCCACCTACCCCAAATCGG gcaCGACGTGGCTGAGCGAGATCCTGGACATGATCTACCACGACGGTGATGTGGAGAAGTGCCGAAGGGATGCCATCTTCAACCGGGTGCCCTTCCTGGAAATGAAGGCCCCCGAGATGCCGAGCG GTGTCGAGCTGCTGGAGAAAACCCCATCCCCGCGGCTAGTGAAGACCCATCTCCCAGTCCAGCTCCTCCCGACCTCCTTCAGGGACAAGGACTGCAAG GTCATCTACATGGCCCGCAACCCCAAGGATGTTGTCGTCTCCTACTACTACTTCTACCAGATGGCCAAGATGCACCCCGACCCCGGCACGCTGGGCGAGTTCCTGGAGACCTTCATGGCTGGCAAAA CGGCCTACGGGTCCTGGTATGAGCACGTGCAGGGCTGGTGGgagaagaagcaggagaagcagctcctCTACCTCTTCTATGAGGACATGAAGAAG GACCCGCGGCGGGAGGTGGAGAAGATCCTGCAGTTCCTGGGCAAGGAGGTGGCGGAGGCAACGCTGGCGAAGATCCTCCACCACACCTCCTTCCAGGTGATGAGGAAGAACCCTGCTGCCAACTACGAGACCATGCCCACCACCCTGATGGACCACagcctctcccccttcctccgGAAAG GGATCTCCGGGGACTGGAAGAACCACTTCACCGTGGCCCAGAACGAGCGCTTTGACCAGCACTACCAGGAGCACATG CAAGATGGCCGATTCAGACACCTGCCTGCGTCAGCCCTGGCGCACAGTGCATGGCATCCCTATGGTCAGCACCTTCACCCATGA
- the LOC140652167 gene encoding sulfotransferase 1 family member D1-like isoform X3, with product MGKEDVGREELGSLHGIPLYKCFVEGWPQVEAFQARPDDLLIATYPKSGTTWLSEILDMIYHDGDVEKCRRDAIFNRVPFLEMKAPEMPSGVELLEKTPSPRLVKTHLPVQLLPTSFRDKDCKVIYMARNPKDVVVSYYYFYQMAKMHPDPGTLGEFLETFMAGKTAYGSWYEHVQGWWEKKQEKQLLYLFYEDMKKDPRREVEKILQFLGKEVAEATLAKILHHTSFQVMRKNPAANYETMPTTLMDHSLSPFLRKGISGDWKNHFTVAQNERFDQHYQEHMVGSDLCFQMEA from the exons ATGGGGAAGGAAGACgtgggcagggaggagctgggcagcctccACGGCATCCCCCTCTACAAGTGCTTCGTCGAGGGCTGGCCACAGGTGGAGGCTTTCCAAGCCCGGCCAGATGACCTGCTCATCGCCACCTACCCCAAATCGG gcaCGACGTGGCTGAGCGAGATCCTGGACATGATCTACCACGACGGTGATGTGGAGAAGTGCCGAAGGGATGCCATCTTCAACCGGGTGCCCTTCCTGGAAATGAAGGCCCCCGAGATGCCGAGCG GTGTCGAGCTGCTGGAGAAAACCCCATCCCCGCGGCTAGTGAAGACCCATCTCCCAGTCCAGCTCCTCCCGACCTCCTTCAGGGACAAGGACTGCAAG GTCATCTACATGGCCCGCAACCCCAAGGATGTTGTCGTCTCCTACTACTACTTCTACCAGATGGCCAAGATGCACCCCGACCCCGGCACGCTGGGCGAGTTCCTGGAGACCTTCATGGCTGGCAAAA CGGCCTACGGGTCCTGGTATGAGCACGTGCAGGGCTGGTGGgagaagaagcaggagaagcagctcctCTACCTCTTCTATGAGGACATGAAGAAG GACCCGCGGCGGGAGGTGGAGAAGATCCTGCAGTTCCTGGGCAAGGAGGTGGCGGAGGCAACGCTGGCGAAGATCCTCCACCACACCTCCTTCCAGGTGATGAGGAAGAACCCTGCTGCCAACTACGAGACCATGCCCACCACCCTGATGGACCACagcctctcccccttcctccgGAAAG GGATCTCCGGGGACTGGAAGAACCACTTCACCGTGGCCCAGAACGAGCGCTTTGACCAGCACTACCAGGAGCACATGGTGGGCTCCGACCTCTGCTTCCAGATGGAGGCATGA
- the LOC140652516 gene encoding sulfotransferase 1B1-like: MPSSTSLGCGPGTTDSRVAYGSWYDHVKDYWERRKDHPILYLFYEDLKEDLRREIAKVAQFLGRELPEAALDTITRHTSFEAMRDNPTANYSMVPSHLMDQGVSPFMRKGTAGDWKNHFTVAQSESFDQDYVQKMSGTNLRFRTQI; this comes from the exons ATGCCATCGTCAACCAG CCTGGGATGTGGGCCCGGAACCACGGACAGCAGAG TGGCATATGGCTCCTGGTACGACCACGTCAAGGACTACTGGGAGCGGAGGAAGGATCACCCCATCCTCTACCTCTTCTACGAGGACTTGAAGGAG GACCTCCGCCGGGAGATTGCCAAGGTGGCCCAGTTCCTGGGGCGGGAGCTGCCGGAAGCGGCGTTGGACACCATCACCCGACACACGTCCTTTGAGGCCATGCGGGACAACCCCACCGCCAACTACAGCATGGTGCCTTCCCACCTCATGGACCAGGGCGTCTCCCCCTTCATGCGCAAAG GCACTGCTGGAGACTGGAAGAACCACTTCACCGTGGCCCAGAGCGAGAGCTTCGACCAGGACTACGTGCAGAAGATGTCAGGCACCAACCTGCGCTTCCGCACCCAGATCTGA